The following are encoded together in the Anopheles nili chromosome 3, idAnoNiliSN_F5_01, whole genome shotgun sequence genome:
- the LOC128723927 gene encoding locomotion-related protein Hikaru genki-like, producing the protein MGPDRRLRVATVGGMKICKIEIGKCLLFVTLLTSVCFQGARTDEGDPGATPADPHPPPTTEPETTTGCPPPDLKISRPRKHYATTEPPFVTFETTQIYLPQDFTTADFELVESGRSGGNAGLHSRGAGGLGDEGTALHGGGSHDTSFWWELGIQNAEVRESLAAASFPARSKRATLGHQRRSHGQHRHRRRRRSSSGPHEHLLNLEELSPAIVINNIFNENDSDHSVYDNLFLNGGPAEDDLADGSDGENAPDSGRYLDKNEIEGEEIIVEMGDNGSIIRRRVKRKSGKTTGALSRAKAGSGGDGGSKSIARHHKQDHTSAETLEVVEHAENAALGGDQQRLGSGQVRVKRKSGKATGALSRPKGASDSGSKSISRNANKGQYDEDGSYVPPLPDSAENPDREDKESEEVEESPELHQFREVSEVRFPGEVGPLGGHRLCKIQCIRGHWVGPLCAMNEHEQDEHGQLKFEPLYKRCVVDHIPPHLLLSYKNVSVTLGWDLPHGHTLQARCRDLGLYKLLGESKVLCSNGLWAPKMPSCVPTTLLTNYSDDSPPSIRIKVGVGSAAYEPSGVLAVLPTSTIHLDCMYPRRRGSPEWTWTGWFRQYLTGWSAVPEEKASRYRLTIKDIQNQDSGTYTCASPRGLTNSIVIVVAVSQCAALTEPNPPLSLRLEGIKLGQRALYRCPLGYMLQGTANATCLASGNWSSPTPTCHPIQCPPLFLEDPHLSLVELNTSAWGRAVFRCAWGYRLSGPPGLECEPNGHWSGPIPRCRAIQCPQPLVPINGRIDGTSGLTTFGQRRYAVGALVTFSCTEGHLLVGEASIVCTETGFWSHPPPFCKAQCPYPGDPPNGLIAPLKFHYDPGDYLTVQCRPGFVEHGANGGPPERPRCTPEGDWSGPVPQCRSYEEI; encoded by the exons ATGGGACCCGACCGGCGGCTTCGGGTGGCGACCGTTGGTGGGAtgaaaatatgtaaaattgaaatcggaaaatgtttgcttttcgtcaCGCTGCTAACGAGTGTTTGCTTTCAAGGCGCTCGCACCGATGAGGGAGACCCGGGTGCGACCCCGGCCGATCcccacccaccgcccaccACCGAACCCG AGACAACCACCGGTTGTCCACCACCCGATTTGAAGATTTCGCGACCACGCAAGCATTACGCCACCACGGAGCCACCCTTCGTCACGTTCGAAACGACGCAGATCTACCTGCCGCAGGACTTCACCACGGCCGACTTCGAGTTGGTCGAATCCGGCAGATCAGGTGGAAATGCAGGACTTCATAGCCGTGGTGCCGGTGGCCTCGGGGATGAAGGTACCGCCCTACACGGAGGTGGCTCCCACGATACCTCCTTCTGGTGGGAACTGGGCATCCAAAACGCGGAAGTCCGTGAGTCACTAGCGGCGGCTTCTTTTCCTGCTCGCTCGAAACGTGCCACTCTGGGACACCAAAGGCGGTCTCACGGTCAACATCGCCatcggcgtcgtcgtcgatcaTCTTCTGGGCCACACGAACACCTGCTCAACCTGGAGGAGCTATCACCCGCCATCGTGATCAACAACATCTTCAACGAGAACGACAGTGACCACAGCGTGTACGACAACCTGTTCCTGAACGGTGGTCCCGCCGAAGATGATCTCGCGGATGGAAGTGACGGTGAAAATGCACCCGATTCAGGCCGATACCTGGACAAGAACGAGATCGAGGGCGAGGAGATCATCGTCGAGATGGGTGACAATGGTAGCATCATCCGTCGGCGCGTTAAGCGCAAGTCTGGCAAAACGACGGGTGCACTGAGTCGGGCTAAGGCCGGCAGTGGAGGTGATGGAGGCAGCAAGAGCATCGCCCGCCACCACAAGCAAG ATCACACGAGCGCGGAAACCCTGGAAGTGGTCGAGCATGCCGAGAACGCTGCCCTTGGCGGTGACCAGCAACGGTTGGGCTCGGGCCAGGTCCGGGTGAAGCGCAAgtccggaaaagcgaccgggGCGCTCAGCCGACCGAAGGGGGCCAGTGACAGTGGCAGTAAGAGTATTAGTCGCAATGCCAACAAAG GGCAGTACGACGAGGATGGCAGTTACGTGCCACCGCTTCCGGATTCGGCCGAAAACCCCGACCGAGAGGACAAGGAAAGCGAGGAGGTCGAGGAAAGCCCCGAGTTGCATCAGTTCCGCGAGGTTTCCGAGGTGCGGTTCCCGGGTGAGGTCGGTCCACTCGGAGGCCACCGTCTGTGTAAGATCCAGTGCATCCGTGGCCACTGGGTTGGTCCGCTGTGTGCCATGAACGAGCACGAACAGGACGAACACGGTCAGCTGAAGTTCGAACCGCTCTACAAGCGTTGTGTCGTCGATCACATCCCACCTCATCTGCTGCTGAGCTACAAGAACGTTTCGGTG ACACTCGGTTGGGATCTGCCACACGGACACACCCTACAGGCCCGGTGCCGCGATCTCGGACTGTACAAGCTGTTGGGCGAATCGAAGGTACTCTGCTCGAACGGGCTGTGGGCTCCGAAGATGCCATCCTGCGTACCGACGACGCTGCTGACTAATTACTCCG ACGACAGTCCACCCTCGATCCGCATCAAGGTAGGTGTCGGTTCGGCCGCCTACGAGCCCTCGGGGGTGTTAGCCGTGTTACCAACCAGCACCATCCACCTGGACTGCATGTATCCACGACGTCGAGGCTCACCCGAGTGGACCTGGACCGGATGGTTCCGGCAGTATCTTACTG GTTGGTCGGCCGTCCCGGAGGAGAAAGCATCTCGGTACCGGCTCACGATCAAGGACATTCAGAACCAGGACTCGGGCACGTACACGTGCGCTTCGCCCCGTGGACTCACCAACAGTATCGTCATCGTTGTCGCCG TGTCCCAGTGCGCCGCCCTGACGGAGCCTAATCCACCGCTCTCGCTGCGGCTGGAGGGCATCAAGCTGGGCCAGAGGGCTCTGTACCGGTGTCCCTTGGGGTATATGCTGCAGGGCACCGCTAACGCCACGTGTCTCGCTTCTG GAAACTGGTCCTCACCGACGCCAACATGCCACCCGATCCAGTGTCCTCCGCTGTTCCTCGAGGATCCGCACCTGAGTCTGGTCGAGCTGAACACGTCCGCCTGGGGCCGAGCCGTGTTCCGCTGTGCCTGGGGCTACCGGTTGAGTGGCCCACCCGGGCTGGAATGCGAACCGAACGGGCACTGGAGCGGTCCGATACCGCGCTGCCGTG CCATTCAATGTCCACAGCCACTGGTTCCAATAAACGGCAGAATCGACGGCACCAGTGGCCTGACGACGTTCGGTCAGCGACGCTATGCGGTCGGGGCACTGGTAACGTTCAGCTGCACCGAGGGTCATCTTCTCGTCGGCGAGGCGTCAATTGTCTGCACCGAAACCGGATTCTGGTCACACCCGCCCCCGTTCT